A part of Gemmatimonas groenlandica genomic DNA contains:
- a CDS encoding xanthine dehydrogenase family protein molybdopterin-binding subunit, giving the protein MTHDENAGTSTMDRRQFLKISALAGGGLLVASGFDTAEHSAIAQAAPTTGLAPVADFAPNVFVSIAPSGVVTLIAPNSEMGQGIKTSLPMIIAEELDVKWEQVTVVQGDLNPAYGRQFSVGSGSTVANYVAMRRAGAAARAVLVEAASLEWNVNASECTTADGVVTHAASKRQATYGALATKAAQLQAPVNVPLKDPSTFKLLGTRIAGVDNRKIVKGAPLFGMDVTLPGMLYATYTKCPVFGGDVVSANLDAVKAKPGVRDAFVLSGIAGLPSGVAVVADSTWNAFSATKALKVQWNEGPQISQNSAEMAEQAVALAKAHAPASLPSGARAVDAVYHYPFLAHATLEPQNCTAWFKDGVMEMWTPTQIPSSGQGLVTQGLGLAAKDVKVHITRLGGGFGRRGSNEFSIEAAAIAKKLAGTPIKLTWTREQDFAHDNYRSNGWHYFSAGLDDKGTVVALHDAFVKMQGGPGDMTATGFPFNAIQGSQVRSGKLRGGIPTGYWRAPGDNGNVWATQSFMDELAHAAGKEPLAFTLDMLATVPSSPRFDASKMMAVLKLATDKANWGQQRPRGEGQGFAICFANNAYVAIVADVAVSQAGELKIKKLTAAVDAGTIVNLSGAEAQVQGSMLDGISAAWFQKVTVERGAAAQTNFNKYPMLRMNHAPPVVEVHFITSSAPPTGLGEPALPAAAPAVCNAIFAATGKRIRTLPIADDTLKWT; this is encoded by the coding sequence ATGACACACGACGAGAATGCCGGTACGTCGACGATGGATCGACGCCAGTTCCTCAAGATCAGCGCGCTGGCCGGCGGGGGGTTGCTGGTCGCGAGCGGGTTTGACACGGCAGAGCATAGCGCCATCGCCCAAGCGGCGCCCACGACCGGGCTCGCGCCCGTGGCGGACTTTGCACCGAACGTCTTCGTCAGCATCGCACCGAGCGGCGTGGTCACCCTCATCGCGCCCAATTCGGAGATGGGGCAAGGTATCAAAACGTCGTTGCCGATGATCATCGCCGAAGAGCTCGATGTGAAGTGGGAGCAGGTGACCGTGGTGCAGGGTGACCTGAATCCGGCGTATGGTCGGCAATTCAGCGTCGGGAGCGGATCGACGGTGGCGAACTACGTGGCGATGCGACGCGCCGGCGCGGCCGCTCGTGCGGTGCTCGTCGAAGCCGCGTCGCTCGAATGGAACGTGAACGCGAGCGAATGCACCACGGCGGACGGTGTGGTGACGCACGCGGCATCGAAACGGCAGGCGACGTATGGCGCACTCGCGACCAAGGCCGCGCAGCTACAGGCGCCGGTCAACGTGCCGCTCAAGGATCCAAGCACGTTCAAACTGCTCGGCACCCGGATCGCGGGCGTCGACAATCGTAAAATCGTGAAGGGTGCGCCGCTCTTTGGCATGGATGTCACGCTGCCGGGCATGCTCTACGCGACATACACCAAATGTCCGGTGTTCGGTGGTGACGTGGTGAGTGCGAACCTCGATGCCGTGAAGGCCAAGCCCGGCGTGCGCGATGCGTTCGTGCTGAGTGGAATCGCGGGCCTTCCATCGGGTGTAGCGGTGGTTGCCGATTCCACGTGGAACGCATTCAGCGCAACGAAGGCGTTGAAGGTGCAGTGGAACGAAGGGCCGCAAATATCGCAGAACAGCGCCGAGATGGCCGAGCAAGCCGTTGCACTGGCGAAGGCCCACGCACCGGCATCGCTGCCGTCGGGCGCTCGTGCCGTCGACGCGGTGTATCACTATCCGTTTCTCGCCCACGCCACGCTCGAGCCGCAGAATTGCACCGCGTGGTTCAAAGACGGTGTGATGGAGATGTGGACGCCCACGCAGATTCCGTCGTCGGGCCAGGGTCTTGTGACCCAGGGGCTGGGGCTCGCGGCGAAGGATGTGAAAGTGCACATCACGCGACTGGGCGGTGGGTTCGGCCGACGCGGCAGCAACGAGTTTTCCATCGAAGCGGCGGCGATTGCCAAGAAGCTTGCGGGGACACCCATCAAACTGACGTGGACGCGCGAACAGGATTTTGCGCACGACAACTATCGCTCGAACGGATGGCACTACTTCTCTGCCGGACTCGATGATAAGGGCACCGTGGTCGCGCTGCACGACGCGTTCGTCAAAATGCAGGGCGGACCGGGCGACATGACCGCCACTGGTTTCCCCTTCAATGCGATTCAAGGATCGCAGGTACGATCGGGCAAACTGCGCGGAGGCATTCCCACCGGGTATTGGCGTGCGCCTGGCGACAACGGCAACGTGTGGGCGACGCAGAGCTTCATGGACGAACTCGCGCACGCTGCCGGAAAGGAACCACTCGCGTTTACGCTCGACATGCTGGCCACGGTACCATCCTCGCCGCGCTTTGACGCGAGCAAGATGATGGCCGTGCTGAAGCTCGCCACCGACAAGGCGAACTGGGGACAGCAGCGTCCACGCGGAGAGGGGCAGGGATTCGCCATCTGTTTCGCCAACAACGCGTACGTCGCCATCGTCGCCGATGTCGCGGTGAGTCAGGCGGGCGAACTCAAGATCAAGAAGCTCACCGCCGCGGTCGATGCCGGCACCATCGTGAACTTGAGCGGCGCCGAGGCGCAGGTGCAGGGCTCAATGCTCGATGGCATCAGCGCCGCATGGTTCCAGAAGGTTACGGTCGAGCGTGGCGCGGCGGCGCAGACGAACTTCAACAAGTATCCGATGCTGCGCATGAACCACGCGCCGCCGGTTGTCGAGGTGCATTTCATCACGTCGTCGGCGCCGCCAACGGGTCTGGGTGAACCGGCACTGCCGGCTGCCGCGCCCGCCGTGTGCAATGCGATCTTCGCGGCGACGGGAAAGCGCATTCGTACGCTGCCGATCGCCGACGACACGCTCAAATGGACGTAG
- a CDS encoding HIT family protein: MACAFCAIIEGTSPASIIYRDEIVIAFMTIHPSSPGECTVIPIAHVDHFTDVEDGTAERIMRVAQRIGRRMREVFQPQRVGMVVHGYGVACLALLTAPS; encoded by the coding sequence ATGGCGTGTGCATTCTGCGCGATCATCGAAGGGACTTCACCCGCCAGCATCATCTATCGGGACGAGATCGTCATCGCGTTCATGACGATCCATCCCTCCTCGCCTGGGGAGTGCACCGTAATTCCGATTGCTCATGTCGACCATTTTACGGACGTCGAGGACGGAACGGCCGAGCGAATCATGCGTGTGGCGCAACGCATCGGGCGCCGCATGCGGGAGGTGTTTCAGCCCCAGCGGGTGGGCATGGTCGTACATGGATATGGCGTCGCCTGCCTCGCGCTGTTAACCGCTCCCTCATGA
- a CDS encoding amidohydrolase family protein — translation MGPLISLWLVLSASSRPLEAQRRLPVLDMHMHAREAAHYGATGLPICAPVIRMPRWDQRTPFGSDSTAPAACSLPLVSPTTDAALLRATLASMARFNVIGVLGGTPELVAAWQRAAPGRFISGLDLRFDASTGAARAATAEGVAPRLLPIDTVRALYDAGAFTVLAEVMNQYAGMAPDDPRLEPYWAFAEARNIPVGIHVGGGGPAEPYTGSPAFRARLQSALTLEEVLVRHPKLRLYVMHAGYPLREDLQALLFTHPQVYVELSMAVNVEARPAFYRFLRELVDAGYGDRIMFGSDQMVWPGLIDAGVRSIEAAPFLNARQKRDILYNNAARFLRLSPAAIARHHMR, via the coding sequence GTGGGTCCTCTCATCAGCCTCTGGCTGGTGCTCAGCGCGAGCAGTCGGCCGCTCGAGGCGCAGCGTCGGCTGCCAGTGCTCGACATGCACATGCATGCGCGCGAGGCCGCCCACTATGGAGCGACCGGGCTCCCGATATGCGCGCCGGTGATCCGCATGCCACGGTGGGATCAACGGACCCCGTTCGGGAGCGACTCGACGGCGCCCGCAGCCTGCTCATTGCCGCTGGTTTCCCCCACCACCGATGCGGCGCTCCTTCGCGCCACGCTCGCCAGCATGGCACGCTTCAACGTGATCGGCGTGTTGGGCGGTACGCCGGAGCTCGTCGCAGCATGGCAGCGCGCGGCGCCGGGTCGGTTCATCTCGGGCCTCGATCTCCGCTTTGATGCCAGCACCGGCGCGGCGCGGGCGGCGACCGCCGAGGGGGTCGCACCGCGGCTCCTGCCGATTGATACGGTGCGCGCGCTCTACGACGCCGGGGCGTTCACGGTGCTCGCCGAGGTGATGAATCAGTACGCAGGGATGGCCCCCGACGATCCGCGCCTCGAGCCGTACTGGGCCTTCGCGGAAGCCCGCAACATCCCGGTGGGGATTCACGTGGGCGGCGGCGGTCCGGCGGAACCGTACACGGGCTCGCCCGCGTTTCGGGCGCGCCTCCAAAGCGCGCTGACGTTGGAGGAGGTGCTGGTGCGCCACCCGAAGCTGCGCCTGTATGTGATGCATGCGGGGTACCCGCTTCGCGAAGACCTTCAGGCGCTGCTCTTTACGCATCCGCAGGTGTACGTCGAGCTGAGTATGGCGGTCAACGTGGAGGCGCGGCCGGCGTTCTACCGGTTTCTGCGCGAGCTGGTCGACGCGGGGTACGGAGACCGGATCATGTTCGGTTCCGACCAGATGGTGTGGCCCGGCCTCATTGACGCGGGTGTACGGTCGATCGAGGCGGCCCCATTTCTGAATGCGCGGCAGAAGCGCGATATTCTGTACAACAATGCGGCGCGGTTTCTGCGGCTCTCGCCGGCGGCGATCGCGCGGCATCATATGCGGTAG
- a CDS encoding (2Fe-2S)-binding protein: MGKYTLNVNGASRTVEVESDTPLLWVLRDSLNLTGTKFGCGIAQCGACTVHVNGVPTRSCRTPISTVGTATVTTIEGIDTPQARALQDAWCELDVPQCGYCQGGQILAASALLKANPRPTDADIDTAMARNLCRCASYTRIRAGIKRAAELAATATPAKGQRT, from the coding sequence ATGGGCAAGTACACACTCAACGTGAACGGCGCGTCGCGGACGGTGGAAGTCGAATCCGACACGCCTTTGTTGTGGGTGTTGCGGGATTCGCTGAATCTGACCGGCACCAAGTTCGGCTGCGGCATCGCCCAATGCGGTGCCTGTACCGTGCACGTGAATGGCGTTCCCACGCGCTCGTGTCGAACGCCCATATCGACCGTCGGCACGGCCACCGTCACCACAATCGAAGGCATCGACACACCACAGGCGCGCGCATTGCAAGATGCCTGGTGCGAACTCGATGTCCCGCAGTGTGGGTACTGTCAAGGCGGACAGATCCTGGCGGCCTCCGCGTTACTCAAGGCCAATCCGCGTCCTACCGACGCCGATATCGACACGGCGATGGCAAGAAATCTGTGTCGCTGCGCGTCATACACGCGCATTCGCGCCGGCATCAAGCGCGCCGCCGAGTTGGCCGCGACCGCCACCCCAGCCAAAGGGCAGCGCACATGA